In a single window of the Antennarius striatus isolate MH-2024 chromosome 3, ASM4005453v1, whole genome shotgun sequence genome:
- the atp6v0a2b gene encoding V-type proton ATPase 116 kDa subunit a isoform X2 gives MNSLLRGEEMCLAQLFLQSGSAYDCISELGELGLVEFRDLNPSVTAFQRKYVNEIKKCEEMERILGYLLREIKKADISLPEGDVNPVAPLPKHVISIMEQLQRLEVELGEVTRNKEKLQRNLLELTEYTHMLRITRSFVQRSAEREPRHLQYEEFPFQEKDTVMDYSSMQRLGAKLGFISGLIQRAKIEAFERMLWRACKGYTILSYAEVEEYLDNPDTGEPTKSVVFLISYWGDQIGQKVKKICDCYHCHLYPYPTSNDDRTDVVEGLKVRIQDLHTVLHRTEEYLKQVLIKASESVYTWVIQVKKMKAIYYILNLCSFDVTNKCLIAEVWCPVNDVPTLRSALEEGSRKTGATVPSFVNRIPTKDTPPTLIRTNKFTSGFQNIVDAYGVGTYREVNPAPFTIITFPFLFAVMFGDLGHGVIMALFAFWMVLYENNRKLKNTRNEIWNTFFEGRYIILMMGLFSIYTGLIYNDCFSKSLNIFGSGWSVKAMFDQKEWEMEDVRGNRFLTLDPNVTGVFKGPYPVGIDPIWNLASNRLTFLNSYKMKMSVIIGILHMSFGVILSTFNHMHFRKKYNLYLVFLPEILFLLCLFGYLVFMILYKWLVFSAEDSRHAPSILIHFINMFLMQGDATQPLYTGQGYERVRRNSEEELSLMRAHDMEEGGSDLGEFQKEGFNFADELLHQAIHTIEYCLGCISNTASYLRLWALSLAHAQLSEVLWAMVMRVGLRMDISLGVVFLVPVFGLFAVLTVSILLVMEGLSAFLHALRLHWVEFQNKFYSGNGVKFCPFTFSLLPTSFENDDLL, from the exons ATGAACTCTCTGCTTCGAGGTGAGGAGATGTGTCTGGCTCAGCTGTTCCTGCAGTCCGGATCGGCCTACGACTGCATCAGTGAACTGGGAGAACTGGGGCTAGtggagttcagagac CTCAATCCCAGTGTTACTGCATTCCAGCGGAAATATGTCAATGAGATTAAAAAATGTGAAGAGATGGAGAGGATCCTTG GATACCTTCTGAGGGAAATCAAGAAAGCAGATATTTCACTTCCAGAAGGAGATGTGAACCCTGTGGCTCCTTTACCAAAGCATGTCATTTCCATCATG GAGCAGCTTCAGAGGCTAGAAGTGGAATTAGGTGAAGTCACCAGGAATAAAGAGAAGCTACAGAGGAATCTGTTGGAGTTGACAGAGTACACACATATGCTACGCATCACCCGCAGCTTCGTACAAAGAAGTGCTGAG CGAGAGCCCCGACATTTACAGTATGAAGAGTTTCCCTTCCAAGAAAAAGACACAGTGATGGACTACAGCAGCATGCAGAGGCTAGGAGCCAAACTGGG TTTCATTTCTGGCCTCATTCAGAGGGCAAAGATTGAGGCCTTTGAGCGGATGCTTTGGAGAGCATGTAAAGGCTACACCATCCTGAGCTATGCAGAGGTCGAGGAGTATCTGGACAATCCTGATACA GGTGAGCCGACCAAAAGCGTGGTGTTCTTGATCTCTTACTGGGGAGACCAAATTGGTCAGAAGGTGAAGAAGATCTGTGACTG CTACCACTGTCACTTGTATCCCTATCCTACAAGCAATGATGACAGGACTGATGTTGTGGAAGGACTAAAAGTTCGCATTCAGGACCTGCACACA GTGCTTCATAGAACAGAAGAATACCTGAAACAGGTCCTGATTAAGGCTTCGGAATCCGTGTATACCTGGGTTATCCAGGTCAAGAAGATGAAAGCCATCTATTACATTCTCAACCTGTGTAGCTTTGATGTCACTAACAAGTGCCTGATCGCTGAAGTGTGGTGTCCTGTCAATGACGTTCCCACGCTGCGGAGCGCTTTAGAGGAAGGATCG AGAAAAACTGGAGCAACAGTTCCGTCCTTTGTCAATCGCATCCCAACCAAAGACACTCCACCCACCTTGATAAGGACCAACAAATTTACCTCCGGCTTCCAGAACATTGTTGATGCCTACGGAGTGGGCACTTACAGGGAGGTTAACCCTG CTCCTTTCACAATCATCACATTCCCGTTCTTGTTCGCCGTAATGTTTGGTGACCTGGGTCACGGAGTTATCATGGCTCTGTTTGCTTTCTGGATGGTGCTGTATGAGAATAATCGCAAGCTTAAAAACACAAGGAATGAG ATCTGGAACACCTTCTTTGAGGGGCGTTACATCATCCTGATGATGGGCCTGTTCTCCATCTACACCGGCCTGATATATAATGACTGTTTCTCCAAGTCGCTTAATATCTTTGGTTCTGGATGGAGTGTGAAGGCCATGTTTGACCAAAAAGAGTGGGA gATGGAAGATGTCAGAGGGAATCGTTTTCTTACACTGGATCCAAATGTTACGGGAGTGTTTAAAGGACCGTATCCTGTGGGAATCGACCCA ATCTGGAACTTGGCATCCAACCGCCTTACATTTTTGAACTCTTACAAGATGAAGATGTCGGTGATAATTGGCATCTTACACATGAGCTTTGGGGTGATCCTCAGCACCTTCAATCACAT GCACTTTAGGAAGAAGTACAACCTGTATTTGGTGTTTCTCCCTgagatcctgttcctgctgtgTCTGTTCGGCTACCTCGTGTTCATGATATTATACAAGTGGTTGGTCTTCTCTGCTGAGGACTCCAGACACGCCCCCAGCATCCTCATCCACTTTATAAACATGTTCCTCATGCAGGGCGATGCAACACAGCCCCTCTACACGGGACAG GGATATGAGCGTGTGAGGCGAAATAGTGAAGAAGAGCTATCCCTGATGAGGGCTCATGACATGGAGGAGGGTGGCAGTGATCTCGGAGAATTCCAGAAGGAGGGG tTTAACTTTGCAGATGAGCTCCTGCATCAGGCCATCCACACTATAGAGTATTGCCTGGGCTGCATCTCCAACACAGCGTCTTACCTCCGGCTGTGGGCTCTGAGCCTGGCACATGCCC AGCTGTCAGAGGTGCTGTGGGCGATGGTGATGCGAGTTGGATTACGAATGGACATTAGTCTTGGAGTCGTGTTCTTGGTGCCTGTGTTTGGCCTTTTTGCCGTTCTCACTGTGTCCATCCTGCTAGTAATGGAGGGTCTGTCTGCATTCCTCCACGCCCTTCGCTTGCACTG ggtGGAGTTCCAGAATAAATTCTACAGTGGAAATGGCGTCAAGTTCTGTCCCTTTACGTTCTCTCTTCTGCCCACCAGCTTTGAGAACGATGACTTATTGTGA
- the tctn2 gene encoding tectonic-2, which yields MGLSIPPSILRKIIHFLIFISVAYSQNTVVFQPSYLTANGPVVNALLLGNASEVSLNVRIVSPSNTTGSIGSPSCVDNATQWILTKDQIGETVAQVQLRLDKGLHLCGENETDTDCCPQSLCVLETLQVSACVDGKPLASLLIQARMHALLFPESTENDNKTAFPSHLYQTLGSCPCDLTFRACDVRCCCDKDCSSEDLKLFASNCLLGPFGGHVSFVPDYQCSVQSAENTPDWFPFLCVSSPPENNPFLGLFYRGDTITPASSPSFQSSVLSAPVPVSIYTEGSPIFRMDDQYFTIPQKALGRCVNSAPIAFLKNFRVSCVTLLHSCPTESPLKMLPSDLSVRVKSGQGGYAVVSVTDDVVTDLSHFISNAGASDGRLVCEKVTLALDYTFYWTENRITNITLKRTVGTITLNNTVKLTTRYSAVFLNGDFMREPNSGNPGYQEERPVIGGIMDTLGNDTGSIQRTSINLWKPDADGLCSSALKKPILFGYNSTSGCLLPVSRHNVTQCNLLRKTVTSLQAALIPGTYVAKTGNPDPLNMTDWVNISFVTLNSSDAMKNTTNSCSGIPSHQYIHVWSVTTGVVDGVPQREILALQVSYGLSSWSLDCGGGDFSPCLDPMETQLFPITSSVTFTDISVNTGPPKTRFQINFTEYDCNRNDVCWPELAFPITTYYTGEPHTQSLAKGLILVFFFIVASILGTPWKQIRQACNCAPPQTF from the exons ATGGGATTATCGATTCCCCCGTCCATTTTACGCAAGATCATACATTTTCTAATTTTCATTTCTGTGGCGTATTCTCAAAACACTGTCG TTTTCCAGCCGTCATATCTGACCGCAAATGGACCCGTTGTCAATGCGCTTCTGCTCGGAAACGCGTCCGAGGTGTCTCTGAACGTGAGGATAGTGTCCCCATCCAACACAACAG GAAGTATTGGTTCTCCATCATGTGTAGATAACGCAACACAGTGGATACTGACAAAAGACCAGATTGGCGAG ACTGTAGCTCAAGTTCAGCTGAGACTGGATAAAGGTCTGCATTTGTGTGGTGAGAATGAAACAGATACAGACTGCTGTCCACAATCTCTGTGTGTACTGGAGACCTTACAAGTCTCTGCCTGTGTGGACGGAAAACCTCTGGCATCACTGCTGATCCAGGCCAGGATGCATGCCTTGTTGTTTCCTGAAAGTACAGAAAATg ATAATAAAACAGCCTTTCCAAGCCACCTGTACCAAACCCTGGGCTCTTGTCCCTGTGACCTCACATTTAGAGCTTGTGATGTCCGCTGTTGCTGTGATAAG GACTGTTCCAGTGAAGATTTGAAGCTCTTTGCATCCAACTGTCTTTTGGGGCCTTTTGGTGGACACGTCTCTTTTGTTCCAGATTATCAGTGTTCTGTTCAGTCTGCTGAGAACACCCCAGACTGGTTTCCATTCTTATGTGTCAGTTCTCCACCTGAAAACAACCCCTTCCTAGGGTTATTTTATCGGGGAGACACAAT CACGCCTGCATCTAGTCCATCCTTTCAAAGCTCTGTTTTGTCAGCGCCCGTGCCAGTCAGCATTTATACTGAAGGAAGTCCTATTTTTAGGATGGATGACCAGTACTTCACTATTCCCCAG AAGGCGCTGGGGAGATGTGTGAACAGTGCTCCTATTGCCTTTTTGAAAAACTTCCGAGTCAGCTGTGTAACTCTTCTGCACTCCTGTCCAACGGAATCTCCTCTGAAGATGCTGCCATCAGATTTGAGCGTCAGAGTGAAGAGTGGTCAAGGAG GTTACGCTGTAGTTAGTGTAACTGATGACGTGGTGACTGACTTGAGTCACTTTATTTCAAACGCtggtgcttcag ATGGGAGGCTGGTTTGTGAGAAAGTGACTTTAGCCCTGGATTACACATTCTActggacagaaaacagaatcacaaatataacccttaaacgtACTGTTGGAACCATCACTTTAAATAATACTG TGAAACTTACTACAAGATATTCAGCTGTTTTTCTAAATGGAGACTTTATGAGGGAGCCCAACTCAGGAAACCCAG GCTATCAAGAGGAAAGGCCTGTTATTGGTGGAATTATGGACACATTGGGTAATGATACGGGATCAATACAGAGGACATCAATCAATCTTTGGAAACCAG ACGCGGATGGATTGTGTTCATCTGCTCTTAAAAAACCAATTCTTTTCGGATATAATTCAACATCAGGATGTTTGCTGCCTGTCAGTCGACACAATGTGACTCAGTGTAATCTTCTGAG AAAGACTGTTACTTCTCTACAAGCAGCTTTGATTCCAGGCACATATGTGGCAAAGACTGGAAACCCAGATCCTCTGAACATGACAGACTGGGTGAACATCAGCT TTGTGACATTGAACTCAAGTGATGctatgaaaaacacaacaaattccTGCAGTGGCATTCCATCCCACCAGTATATCCATGTTTGGAGTGTAACCACTGGAGTTGTGGATGGCGTGCCTCAAAGAGAAATCCTTGCTTTGCAAGTCAG CTATGGCCTGTCATCCTGGTCATTGGATTGTGGAGGCGGTGATTTTTCTCCGTGTTTGGATCCTATGGAGACTCAGTTGTtccccatcacctcctcagTCACCTTTACGGATATTTCTGTCAACACAGGACCACCAAAAACCAG ATTTCAGATCAACTTCACCGAGTACGACTGCAACAGGAATGATGTGTGTTGGCCGGAGCTGGCCTTCCCCATCACCACGTATTACACAG GTGAGCCACATACTCAGTCACTGGCTAAAGGCTTGATCCTAGTTTTCTTCTTTATTGTTGCCTCAATTCTGGGAACTCCATGGAAGCAAATTCGTCAGGCATGCAACTGCGCTCCTCCGCAAACTTTCTAA
- the atp6v0a2b gene encoding V-type proton ATPase 116 kDa subunit a isoform X1, with product MNSLLRGEEMCLAQLFLQSGSAYDCISELGELGLVEFRDLNPSVTAFQRKYVNEIKKCEEMERILGYLLREIKKADISLPEGDVNPVAPLPKHVISIMEQLQRLEVELGEVTRNKEKLQRNLLELTEYTHMLRITRSFVQRSAEREPRHLQYEEFPFQEKDTVMDYSSMQRLGAKLGFISGLIQRAKIEAFERMLWRACKGYTILSYAEVEEYLDNPDTGEPTKSVVFLISYWGDQIGQKVKKICDCYHCHLYPYPTSNDDRTDVVEGLKVRIQDLHTVLHRTEEYLKQVLIKASESVYTWVIQVKKMKAIYYILNLCSFDVTNKCLIAEVWCPVNDVPTLRSALEEGSRKTGATVPSFVNRIPTKDTPPTLIRTNKFTSGFQNIVDAYGVGTYREVNPAPFTIITFPFLFAVMFGDLGHGVIMALFAFWMVLYENNRKLKNTRNEIWNTFFEGRYIILMMGLFSIYTGLIYNDCFSKSLNIFGSGWSVKAMFDQKEWEMEDVRGNRFLTLDPNVTGVFKGPYPVGIDPIWNLASNRLTFLNSYKMKMSVIIGILHMSFGVILSTFNHMHFRKKYNLYLVFLPEILFLLCLFGYLVFMILYKWLVFSAEDSRHAPSILIHFINMFLMQGDATQPLYTGQTGLQIFLVLIAVLCVPVMLLGKPVYLYWLHNGSHRLQMYRGYERVRRNSEEELSLMRAHDMEEGGSDLGEFQKEGFNFADELLHQAIHTIEYCLGCISNTASYLRLWALSLAHAQLSEVLWAMVMRVGLRMDISLGVVFLVPVFGLFAVLTVSILLVMEGLSAFLHALRLHWVEFQNKFYSGNGVKFCPFTFSLLPTSFENDDLL from the exons ATGAACTCTCTGCTTCGAGGTGAGGAGATGTGTCTGGCTCAGCTGTTCCTGCAGTCCGGATCGGCCTACGACTGCATCAGTGAACTGGGAGAACTGGGGCTAGtggagttcagagac CTCAATCCCAGTGTTACTGCATTCCAGCGGAAATATGTCAATGAGATTAAAAAATGTGAAGAGATGGAGAGGATCCTTG GATACCTTCTGAGGGAAATCAAGAAAGCAGATATTTCACTTCCAGAAGGAGATGTGAACCCTGTGGCTCCTTTACCAAAGCATGTCATTTCCATCATG GAGCAGCTTCAGAGGCTAGAAGTGGAATTAGGTGAAGTCACCAGGAATAAAGAGAAGCTACAGAGGAATCTGTTGGAGTTGACAGAGTACACACATATGCTACGCATCACCCGCAGCTTCGTACAAAGAAGTGCTGAG CGAGAGCCCCGACATTTACAGTATGAAGAGTTTCCCTTCCAAGAAAAAGACACAGTGATGGACTACAGCAGCATGCAGAGGCTAGGAGCCAAACTGGG TTTCATTTCTGGCCTCATTCAGAGGGCAAAGATTGAGGCCTTTGAGCGGATGCTTTGGAGAGCATGTAAAGGCTACACCATCCTGAGCTATGCAGAGGTCGAGGAGTATCTGGACAATCCTGATACA GGTGAGCCGACCAAAAGCGTGGTGTTCTTGATCTCTTACTGGGGAGACCAAATTGGTCAGAAGGTGAAGAAGATCTGTGACTG CTACCACTGTCACTTGTATCCCTATCCTACAAGCAATGATGACAGGACTGATGTTGTGGAAGGACTAAAAGTTCGCATTCAGGACCTGCACACA GTGCTTCATAGAACAGAAGAATACCTGAAACAGGTCCTGATTAAGGCTTCGGAATCCGTGTATACCTGGGTTATCCAGGTCAAGAAGATGAAAGCCATCTATTACATTCTCAACCTGTGTAGCTTTGATGTCACTAACAAGTGCCTGATCGCTGAAGTGTGGTGTCCTGTCAATGACGTTCCCACGCTGCGGAGCGCTTTAGAGGAAGGATCG AGAAAAACTGGAGCAACAGTTCCGTCCTTTGTCAATCGCATCCCAACCAAAGACACTCCACCCACCTTGATAAGGACCAACAAATTTACCTCCGGCTTCCAGAACATTGTTGATGCCTACGGAGTGGGCACTTACAGGGAGGTTAACCCTG CTCCTTTCACAATCATCACATTCCCGTTCTTGTTCGCCGTAATGTTTGGTGACCTGGGTCACGGAGTTATCATGGCTCTGTTTGCTTTCTGGATGGTGCTGTATGAGAATAATCGCAAGCTTAAAAACACAAGGAATGAG ATCTGGAACACCTTCTTTGAGGGGCGTTACATCATCCTGATGATGGGCCTGTTCTCCATCTACACCGGCCTGATATATAATGACTGTTTCTCCAAGTCGCTTAATATCTTTGGTTCTGGATGGAGTGTGAAGGCCATGTTTGACCAAAAAGAGTGGGA gATGGAAGATGTCAGAGGGAATCGTTTTCTTACACTGGATCCAAATGTTACGGGAGTGTTTAAAGGACCGTATCCTGTGGGAATCGACCCA ATCTGGAACTTGGCATCCAACCGCCTTACATTTTTGAACTCTTACAAGATGAAGATGTCGGTGATAATTGGCATCTTACACATGAGCTTTGGGGTGATCCTCAGCACCTTCAATCACAT GCACTTTAGGAAGAAGTACAACCTGTATTTGGTGTTTCTCCCTgagatcctgttcctgctgtgTCTGTTCGGCTACCTCGTGTTCATGATATTATACAAGTGGTTGGTCTTCTCTGCTGAGGACTCCAGACACGCCCCCAGCATCCTCATCCACTTTATAAACATGTTCCTCATGCAGGGCGATGCAACACAGCCCCTCTACACGGGACAG ACCGGCCTCCAGATATTTCTAGTTCTTATTGCTGTTCTCTGCGTGCCAGTTATGCTCCTGGGGAAACCTGTGTACCTTTATTGGCTTCACAATGGAAGCCATCGCCTGCAAATGTACAGA GGATATGAGCGTGTGAGGCGAAATAGTGAAGAAGAGCTATCCCTGATGAGGGCTCATGACATGGAGGAGGGTGGCAGTGATCTCGGAGAATTCCAGAAGGAGGGG tTTAACTTTGCAGATGAGCTCCTGCATCAGGCCATCCACACTATAGAGTATTGCCTGGGCTGCATCTCCAACACAGCGTCTTACCTCCGGCTGTGGGCTCTGAGCCTGGCACATGCCC AGCTGTCAGAGGTGCTGTGGGCGATGGTGATGCGAGTTGGATTACGAATGGACATTAGTCTTGGAGTCGTGTTCTTGGTGCCTGTGTTTGGCCTTTTTGCCGTTCTCACTGTGTCCATCCTGCTAGTAATGGAGGGTCTGTCTGCATTCCTCCACGCCCTTCGCTTGCACTG ggtGGAGTTCCAGAATAAATTCTACAGTGGAAATGGCGTCAAGTTCTGTCCCTTTACGTTCTCTCTTCTGCCCACCAGCTTTGAGAACGATGACTTATTGTGA